A stretch of Sebastes fasciatus isolate fSebFas1 chromosome 19, fSebFas1.pri, whole genome shotgun sequence DNA encodes these proteins:
- the LOC141756901 gene encoding protein CutA homolog isoform X1, with protein MGVECVPVLVRSSRTVNAVSVPGSSRMMMMMERLLLLLRCHREPLLLLSVLLSVCRSLLIMAGLLLVLSVSMYPGLWSIGVQLHSAFTGSYVPGHHSVLLINSPNQQAAKDIGRAIMERRLAASINILSRTSTMYYWKGEIQDASEVLMLVKTKTSRIQHVIDYVRSVHPYANPEVLSFPVEDGSLAYMKWMDEAIPDD; from the exons ATGGGAGTGGAGTGTGTCCCTGTCCTAGTCCGCTCTAGCCGGACTGTGAATGCCGTTAGTGTCCCCGGTAGCagcaggatgatgatgatgatggagaggctgctgctgctactgagATGCCACAGAGagccgctcctcctcctctcggtCCTCCTGTCGGTCTGCCGCTCACTGCTCATCATGGCAGGTTTG CTCCTGGTCCTGTCCGTGTCCATGTATCCTGGGTTGTGGTCCATTGGGGTCCAGCTTCATTCAGCCTTCACAGGGAGCTATGTACCAGGCCACCACTCTGTTCTCCTCATCAACAGTCCCAACCAACAGGCAGCCAAGGACATCGGCAG GGCGATCATGGAGAGGCGGCTTGCAGCCAGCATCAACATTCTCTCCAGGACCTCCACCAT GTACTATTGGAAAGGAGAAATCCAGGATGCAAGTGAAGTTCTGATG CTGGTGAAAACAAAGACGTCCAGGATCCAGCACGTCATAGATTATGTGAG GTCTGTCCACCCCTATGCGAACCCAGAAGTCCTCAGCTTCCCGGTGGAGGACGGCAGTCTGGCGTACATGAAGTGGATGGATGAAGCCATTCCAGACGACTGA
- the LOC141756901 gene encoding protein CutA homolog isoform X2 — translation MGVECVPVLVRSSRTVNAVSVPGSSRMMMMMERLLLLLRCHREPLLLLSVLLSVCRSLLIMAGLLLVLSVSMYPGLWSIGVQLHSAFTGSYVPGHHSVLLINSPNQQAAKDIGRAIMERRLAASINILSRTSTMYYWKGEIQDASEVLMLVKTKTSRIQHVIDYVCPPLCEPRSPQLPGGGRQSGVHEVDG, via the exons ATGGGAGTGGAGTGTGTCCCTGTCCTAGTCCGCTCTAGCCGGACTGTGAATGCCGTTAGTGTCCCCGGTAGCagcaggatgatgatgatgatggagaggctgctgctgctactgagATGCCACAGAGagccgctcctcctcctctcggtCCTCCTGTCGGTCTGCCGCTCACTGCTCATCATGGCAGGTTTG CTCCTGGTCCTGTCCGTGTCCATGTATCCTGGGTTGTGGTCCATTGGGGTCCAGCTTCATTCAGCCTTCACAGGGAGCTATGTACCAGGCCACCACTCTGTTCTCCTCATCAACAGTCCCAACCAACAGGCAGCCAAGGACATCGGCAG GGCGATCATGGAGAGGCGGCTTGCAGCCAGCATCAACATTCTCTCCAGGACCTCCACCAT GTACTATTGGAAAGGAGAAATCCAGGATGCAAGTGAAGTTCTGATG CTGGTGAAAACAAAGACGTCCAGGATCCAGCACGTCATAGATTAT GTCTGTCCACCCCTATGCGAACCCAGAAGTCCTCAGCTTCCCGGTGGAGGACGGCAGTCTGGCGTACATGAAGTGGATGGATGA